The DNA sequence TTTGCCATCAAACCTTCTCTCGTCCCCGAAGCTATTTTCCCTTCCTCATCTAGTCacttctctctccttctcttttgtttttttctagTCGACGCCGGTGGCAACAACTCCTTACACTAGAGCTAGCATCATTGTTGTCTTCATCCACTTCTGTTTTCTGTCCACCCTATTATTTCTGTCTCCTTATCTTCTCATTCTATCTCTCTTTCTTTAGATTCAATAGTTGCAACGGCAGCAACCTTGCTCACCGTTAATgtcgtcttcttcctcttcttttttttgaaCAATGGAGCTCAACACAAAAAGTGAAGCGAGAATGCTAACAAACAAGGAACCTATAATAATATGACCAGAAAACTGTCCCTAGTGttatctccggcattgccattAACAACAGAAGGGATCTAAATTACACCATTCTCTATAACAGATTACTGATTTACGAAACACCTCCTCAGCACCTCCTTCCGTGTTGTTAAAAATCCGCATGTTCCTCTAGCCAAATGTTCCAAATAACGGAGAAGAAACATATGAGCCACTTGTTGCGGTCTCCTTTCTTGTGAGCAACACCTGTCTAGCTCTCAAAGTGTTCCTTTAGTGAGCCTGAGATAGACCACGAACTCCCAAAGTCAGATAGCCATcgacaccacacctgccaagtaaacTCACAGCCCAAAAACAAGTGATGTATAAATTCAACGTCTTTTTTACACAACACACATATGTTATCACCATGTTGAACAATCTCCAGTCTATGCAATCTTTCTTTGGTATTAACTCTCCCTATCAGCGTAAACCAAATAAACAACTCCACCCGTGGTGGAACCAAGCCTTTCCAAATGGTTCTGGTGAAACTATAGCTGGTAACTTCCTCCGGAAGGGTCTCTGACTGCATTACCTGCACAAAATTGTTAGTCGAAAAAATACCTTCCTTGTCAAACTTCCAAACAACTCTGTCTTGCTTATCCTGTGCTAGCTTAATAGGCCTTAAAGTTTCATATAAATGATCCACTAATCCCAACTCCCTTTGGTACAATTCTCGTCTCCACTGGAAGTTCCagatccactctaacccatcccaaaacccgcaATCCCCTATGATAGATCCTTTTTGGTTTGAAATAGAGAAAAGCCTCGGAAAAGTCATCTTTAGGGCACCACTTTGTAGCCAGACATCCTCCCAGAAACGAGTTCTCCTTCCGTCACCCACTTCCATAGATAACCCCGATATCATCTTATCTCTCACATCACTATCTCTAACCTGCAGCTGACAGATATCCTTCCATGGGCCCCCTCTAGTAGGTAACGTTTGAGCTGATAACATCACGTTTGGGTTCAAATTATAGCAAGAGCAAATGACCTTCTTCCATAATGGGCACTTCTCTTTTGAGAACCGCGACCACCACTTGAACAGAAGTGCAGTGTTTCTAATGACTGCATCACCAACCCCCAACCCACCTACCTTTTTAGGGGCTTGAACTAGCTCCCACTTGACTAGCGCCAAGCCATGCCTCCCTTCCTTCTTGCTCCACAGGAATCTCCTCTGCAACGATATCAACTTGTCAGCCACTGCCTTCGGCATCTTATATAGACTCAAGTAGTACACTGGCAAGTTGTTTAACACAGATTTAATAAGGACAAGCTTCCCTGCCTTGTTGAGTACTTTTGCCTTCCGCAAGCTGAGCTTCTCCTCAACCTTATCAATAATCGGTTTCCAAGTCCTGACCAGTCTTGGGTTTGCTGCTAGTGAGATGCCAAGATATCTTATTGGGAGACTGGCCTCCTTACATCCAAAGTAGTTGCACATGTCGGATGTCCACTACTGTTTGCAATTGATTGGAATTAGACTTGACTTATTAAAGTTAATAGATAACCCTGACATCATCTCAAAGCACCTTAGTAACCTGGCATAGTTTCTTATGGTCTTCTCCTCTGGTGGACAGAACAATATAGTGTCATCTGTGAATTGTAAATGTGATAACTTTATATTGTCCTTTCCAATCAGCAGCGGAAAAATACGTTTGTTCCTGACTGCCTCCCCTATCATCCTATGCAGCACATCCACaaccaaaacaaataaaaatggaGATAGGGGGTCACCTTGTCTCAGACCCCTCTCCATCTTAAAAGGTTTCGATGGTGAGCCATTTATTAGGATCGACATAGATGCAGTGCCAATACACTCCTTCACCCATGACCTCCACTGCCAACCAAATCCCATCCTCTGCAGCACAATATCCACGAAGCTCCATTTTACCTGGTCATAAGCCTTTTGGAAGTCTAATTTGATAATTGCCACTTTTTTCTTCCTATTCTTTAGCCAGTGCACTGTTTCGCATGCAATAAGTACCCCATCATGAATTTTCCGCCCTTTCACAAATGCGCTTTGGGTCTCCCCTACTAAGCTTGGCATGACTGATCTCATCCTCCTAATCATCACTTTGGAGATTATTTTATATACACAACCTACCATGCTGATCGGCCGAAGGTCTTTGATCTCCTTTGCTCAGGTAAACTTAGGTGCTAAGGCCACCCAGGTAATATTGGACTCAGAAGGTAACTGTGATGACCGAAAGAAATCCAAAACAGCTGTCATGAATTCTACACCAATCTCATTCCAGCACTTCTTGATGAAGTTCATGTTATATCCATCACTCCCTGGAGCCTTGGATGACTCACAATCCCAGACGGCTTCTTTAATCTCCTCCATTGTCGGTAATCTCTCCAGAGCTATCGAGTCTTCAGCATTAATCCGATTCACCAAACTATCCCTAAAACCTACTACCGGTGATCTCTCCTGGTGATATAAATCTTTATAAAAATCTCTGATAGCAGTTTTGATCCGAGCTTGGTTTCTAACCAACTTACCATGAATTACCAAAGCATCAAGTCTGTTGTTCCTCCTTCTTGCCGACGCCAAATTATGGAAGTACCTAGTGTTCTTATCCATATCCTTCGCATGCCTGGAACGTGACATCTGCTTCCAGTGGATTTCTTTTCTGACATACCACTGCTTGCAACAGCTCACTAGTGCTTTTCTTCTAGCCTCCACTGTATCATTATAGACTCCATTTCCTGCCAGCTCATCAACCTTCCTGATTTCCTCCTCAAGACGCTGAATTTTCTTATCCATGTCGCCAAAATTGTCCTTATGCCATCTTCCCAAAGGAACCGTTAAAGCCTTCAGCTTATCTGTGAACTGTGCCGCACCAAGATTCCTCCATTCTTCCTTGACCATCCTTAGGAAACCGTCATGTGTAAAATAGGAATCCAAGCAACGAAAGGGCCGTGGGCCCCCTCTAGATATGGTATCTTCCACTATAATCGGACAGTGGTCTGACAGGCCTTTCGGTCCCCCTTTTAACCGAATCTCCGGGAATATTTCCGTCCATTTGACACTCACTAGGACTCTGTCAATGCGACTGCAGGAGTGCCCTCTAAACCAGGTAAATTATGATCCTGCAATGGTAGATCCACTAGCTGCATATCTTGTACCCAACACTTGAAATCTTCAGCAGACCCTGTTAATCTATCCTGTCCTTTCCTCTCTTCAACCTATATAACCTCATTGAAGTCACCCATGTAACATATCGGGACTTGACATAAACCAGCAATAAAGCTCAGTTCCTCCCATATAGCAAGTTTTTCGAGTCTATTATGAGCACCATATACCAAACAGAAAGCACAAggaaaatcatttttcaaaaggACTCCTTCAACACATAACCATCTCTCTCCTTTGTAGCAATTATTCATTCTAAATAACATAATATCCCACATTAACACCAGCCCTCCGGACGCGCCTTCCGATCTAACATACTCCCATCCCACAGCATCGCTCCCCCAAATACGTACTACATCAAACTTAGTCACAACTGGAATTTTAGACTCAACCAATCCTAACATGTTCAGCTTCTGCTTCTTTTTGAGATCTTTAACCATACTCAACTTACCAACCCCCtaaccccctaacattccaagagctaaaaatcattttaaaacttTGGTACACACCTTATTGAGATTTTTCAGTCTGCATCTTCGCGCCTTTTCTCTCTGCTTAGCCAGCTTCTTCTTTTGGGCAAGTGCTTCATTTTGTTCTTGTAGGATCGCCATTATGTCGTCCTTTTTGTCGCACTGCACCGCTTCGGATTCAACTGCTAGGTCCCatgcttttttattttcaatcatcTGCTCTTCTCTTTCCAGAGTCTTACTCTCACTGAGCCCCTTGAGTCCACTGCCAGCATCCTTCCCTGGCCCATTATCACCACCGCCTTCCTCAATTCTTGCATCAGCCAGAGGCAAAGTGTTTTTTAATTCTTTGCCGCTGAACTGATTGGTTCCATCCCAGCCGTCTACAGGTTCCTCCCCTAGCGATAGGCTCTTCTGCTGTGACTGCCTCTTGACCGCATCCCTAGAGGATCCAACCATCAGCGTCGCGGGCACGGAATCCATTGTGCGCTTAGGGACAGCACCCGATGAATCCAGTACAGCCGCACGGTGTCCAGAGCTTGCAACAGCCGCGTCGCTCACCGCCCACCGGCGATCTTGGTCCCCTACTCGTGCGCCTACGTTACTCCGTGGTCCAGGTTCGTCGCTCACATCCAGGATCTCTCCTTCAAGGCTCGCATTTTCTGCTTCTCCCAATCCAGGCGATGGAGAGCGTCCAGATGGAAGAGCCCCGACCCGACCCGGTCGCATGATCCAGTCTTCCGTGCCTGAGCCTGCGGTTGGTGAAGAGCAGCCCAACCTTCTTCCCTCCGTGTCTGGGCTTGCGGTTGGTGAAGGGCAGCCCAACTTCCTTCCCTCCTTACTTGTTCCATCTAATTGAACATTGGGCCAGCCCATAAGCCCTTTTTGCTTCTGATTTTGTTTCCAATAGCCACCAAAATTCTGCCCATCAGCCCCATAATCCCAACTTACCGTTTCTTCAGATTCTGCATCAATTAGTAAATCATGACATCCCTTAAAATTTGCTTATCCTTCCATAACCAAATCGTCTGTTACCTTCGTAGTGTTCAAGTCAATTAAGTTACAATAACTCCATTCattcaaaatattttcgaaaattaccacCCTACCCTTTCCAGTTTCTTCCTCCCTTGGCACTGCCATCAACCCATCAACCACCGGATCTCTCATTGCCACCAGTGCCATCGAATTCAACCTGCTTGTACCCACATTCTCGCATATTTTTGGTAGGCCAGAAGTACTAGCACCCTTAGGCTGACACTGCGATCCATAGCTCTCGTTTCCAACCTCCTTAACTAGGATGTTGAATCCACTAGTACCAACAGTAATGTGAATCCACTCATTGATAATGTCCATAATACAAGTGTCAATTTGTATTCGTCCCACATTGAAGGAAAGACATGACTCCATGGCCTCATCGCACCCAACAACTTCACCCCATTGACTACCAATCAGCTTAAACGTCTCCACAGACCACGTATGCAACGGAACACCAAAATACTCTAGCCATACCCTACGGGTTTCACTACGCTCCTCTTCATCCCATCTCCAGATGTTATGGAAGAACTTCAGGATATTGTTCATTTTAAATGTGAAGGCTTCTTCAGCGCTTAAAATGCTATCAAACGTCAAGAGAGCTTTGTAGGCTCCGAGTTCTCGTACCTCCACCACTTGCGGTAAATTCTTGCTTATCATTGCCCTCAGAGACTTATAGTCAATAGCCTTATTTGTGCCACCTATTAGACTTCTCTGCAACCAGACCAGGTTCTCACTTGCCACAGGCACTTCCATCTTCTTCGTCCACTCATTGCCGTGAGGGTCCCCTTTCCTTACCTCTTTCCTCCGCTCTTTCGCCTCTGCCCCTGGATCCCTTTGGCTAGTCCCATGTTGCGCTTGAACCTTCACCGTATTCTGAACAGCCAATGCCACTTGATGTCGCTAAGCATTTGCCGTTTCCTTCGTACGTCGATACCGGGCTTCCCCTACCGAAATGACCTTTCCCCGTAACCTCATTCTATTCATTTTCGCAATGGCCTTCATAGCTCCACCCTTTGTTGTATATCGGATGAAAGCAAAAATGTATGTGCTcccatttttttgttttctggatAAATAAATATCATTTATGGGTCCCGTCCAATTGAACAAGTGATACAGCTCCTTCTTCGATATATCTTCTGGAAGATGTTCTACAAATATAGAAAGGGACTCGTTTTCCAAACGGTAGTACTCCTCTCTATTCCAAATCCTAGGATCCCTACTCAGGTGCCTAGTGCTACCCCCTCCCAGTGTTTCCctcccctctcctctctctcattttttcttagctttatattttctttttctttcaattttcttcctcttctttttttctctttttttttttttgtttttttattgtgTAAGTTATGTAGcggatgaaattaaaaaaatagtggtgtaaaattagggttagaaaaAATAGAGTGAACCCCGTTTGGGAAGCTTCAAAAGTaacttttttgagttttttacttatgaaaaatagtagtattaatgtttggtgcaattttcaaaaccaaattgcacATTTCTAAGAAtctatttaggagcttatagagaagttaaagaaatgacttctctcataatactactattttttttatcacatttctataaaataaacacttttaaagCTAAAatcccaaatacaaaataacttatttataaactacttttaatatagtcatttattgtttaaactattttgtcaaaaatagcttaattaagttatttatccaaactgaACTTGAATCctacaatttaatttttatttatttatttatttattatgattCGGGTACTACAAAGCCgctagtatttaaaaaaaaatgataatatcattctttttatgtttattttgtagTATGTTtagataaatttataaaaaagagtGACACTATCAAAATAATAGGATTGTGatcatttttttagaaaaaaaccacacatgtattttttatttcaattttttttggtaaatttttcgaataataaattataaacgcTTTATGCTGTGTTTGACAAATATGTTAAAAGTACAAAAAGTACGTTCAATTTTCTTGAAcactctaattttttatttggcTAATTTTTCACTCTAAATATGAATATAATTCTgactttaaatttttgtttatcataaataataaattatagcttttgtttttaattaataaataaaaaaattaattaaaaaatttatttttttattaattttactatttaatcttatttaaaataagaaatataaaaaaaaataattatcaaatttcttaatacaaaataattaccaactcactttttatcaaaatgaaatcaagtttataaaatcaattttatatcaactctcttcttttttttttcttaaagtcATGTGCTGGTGGCGCTGTGCATATACTGCATAGGTAACATTTATTGCGACTATGACTTCTAACATACAAACAGGATGCTTCAAGGGGCTAATCTTGACCCGTGTTCACTCACACCGCACTCCAAATTCCAAACCCAATCAAATGACGAACAACCATAAGCATCTCATCTTATATCTCTTTCACACCCACATGTACGAAAATAGAATGCCAATCTCTTCCCTAATTTCATCTTTTCTGCAAAACCGCTGCTTTCTCTTttctccctcctcctcctcctcccgaACTCGCCGGCCATACCGGACGATCATCGCCGGCGGCACCTCATGCTCTCTCTCTCCATGGCCGGAACCTCCTGCTCCTTTCAAGTTCCCTCAATTCCCCTTTTACGTCACGGAACTCGCACCAATTCCACTTTAACCATCAATTCTCTCGCTCTCGCTCGCACTTGTGGCTCCTTTTCTGCTTCTGCTTCAGTTTCGAAGGGTGGCTCCGTTTTGAGCTTCGCGTGCTCGACGTCGCACTTCAAGTGGAGGATTGGGTTCCTCCGGAGGAACGCTAACGCTTCGTTTCTTCCTTCTGGGGTTGATGGAAGTGCCGTCGCTGAAGTTGGAGAAAAGAATTGGTCTCAGCTTTTGTCCGCATTACTTCCTTTCGTTGTTGCAGCCACTGCAGTTGCCGCTCTTGTTCAACCTTCCACTTTCACTTGGTGTGATTCTCATCGAACTTTTTTCTTTTAGActtttgtgaaaaagaaaaaaaaaaggtcatGATAGGATTTCACTGCTTAATGGGTTTATTATCATTTTTGTCATCTAATAGATTATAGTTATAAACAAAACagtttcttaataaaaaaaaaattgtgactCTCTAAATCACACAAGATTTATGGAGTTGTGCCAACCTTTTGTTCTCTTTGGAGGCGCTACGAGTGGGTTTCTTTCATTCTGAACTGGGAATGGAGATGTTGTCAAATTCTTAAAATTCAACATCTTCTCTAagtattttctcttgatctccaATAAATTAGTATATCGAGAGATCACAATTTAGGGTCAtcaattggaaaaaaaattaagataatccGTTTCTGAACTGAATTAGAATTGAAATTTTCAAATGGCAAAATAATAGTTCAcccttttgaatttatttattttccatctagaatagaaaaaaaatggttAAACAAAACAGGCATTTATGGTTCTGACGTTCTGTTGATCCTTTTTgaagaatttattattaatttacgttgtttatttacttaaatgttttgtttgtttcttattctCGCTATATATGGATAGAGAACGAAGAATTGGATGAAACACTTGTGCTCGAAAATTTTCTTGGTTACTACTTACCACTTATTATTTAGTAGCACTGATTTCATCTGTTGTTGACATATCCCGCTTTCACGATACTGgtatctgaatttttaatttgtatttgtgCATGAAAGGTCTTTGTTTTCTAGCAATTGACTTATGTCTTGATGAAGTTAATTGTTTATTTCTGAGTTTTTGTCATTGTACGATAGAGTTTTTGGGTTCCAATTTATTTGAGACTATAACTACTATCTGTTCATTTAAAAGTTGTAGAAATACACGTTTTTGTGGTACTCTGACTGAAATTTATGTGCATATGCTGCTGAGCCAAACAAACTCTTCTCTCTTTATCCATttcttgttgtttttttttttcccttaaaaagaatttttaaattcTACCATTTATTGGTAGCTTGTAATAATCAATCAGTGGAAGAACTGAGAGCTTTTAACTGGTTCAGGGTATCTAAAGGGTTATATGCACCTGCACTTGGTGGGATTATGTTGTCCATTGGGATAAAACTATCCTTAGATGATTTTGCTCTTGCATTTAAAAGGTGCGACTCTCACCACTGTTCTgtttatcctttttattattttttattagcaaCTATTCATACTTATTCCAATTCATCATTTTTCTGTTGCAGACCTCTACCACTTTCACTAGGGTTTATTGCGCAATATGTGCTGAAACCTGCCCTTGGTGTTTTGATTGCAAAGGTTTTTGGTGTATCTAGAATGTTCTATGCTGGATTTATCCTCATGTCTTGTGTTTCAGGGGCTCAGCTATCCAGCTATGCCAGTTATTTAAGCAAAGGGGATGTGGCCCTAAGCATTCTTCTCACAAGCTCTACCACTATTGCATCAGTTATTTTTACCCCCCTATTAACTGAGCTTCTGATCGGATCAGTAGTCCCGGTTGATGCAATTTCCATGTCAAAGTCCATACTACAGGTAAGTAACACTTCAGAAATACCCAGCTTTGAACTTGTACACTATTCTACTTGAATTCAATTTGGTGACTGGTTTAGCTGTAACTTCAAGCAGGTTGTTCTTGGACCAGTTACACTTGGTCTTCTTCTCAATGCATATGCAAAGCCAGTTGTATCCGTTCTTCAGCCTGTGATGCCCTTTGTTGCTATGATATGTACTTCCATGTGCATTGGAAGCCCTCTTGCTCTAAACCGAAGTCAAATTTTGTCTGTTGAAGGACTCCGATTGGTTTTCCCAATAATAATATTTCATTCTGTTGCCTTCACTTTAGGATATTGGTTCTCAAACAATCCGTCGTGGAGGTATGATTTCTGAAACTTGGCAATATGAAGAATCCACAGTTCAGTGTTTAGTTGTATTCTGCCTTTTATGTGGCTTCACTGTAAATAGGAAGTGATTTCTGCTTGTCCTTTCGTGGAGTTGGCAATCCAGATTTCTGATTGGTGTCATATATTGAGTTATGATTTAATATGATGACATTGATAAATTTCTGATATAAACTCTCCAACCAGAATAGTTCTTATGTGCCCTTGGGACAAACCTCTTGCTCTGCACCAACAATTGATGTTTGCCAAATCATTATTGTGGGCCTGTTAAGTTGCTTGAAAATATTATGAATTTCCTAAAATAACCTTGGTTAGTACTGATTTTATGTTTACCTCTTAGCagttgctcatcttgtgtctgccTCAGCTATTTCTAAGAATAAATCATTGGCACCTCTCCCTTTAAGAGAAACAAATCAATATTtcgaaagaagaaaagagaagaaaagaaatcacTGTCCACCGTTTTAGGGGTTCTTTTTCTCATCTGCACTTTCCATTTACCTATTCACCGTCAGCGTTTTGACATTCATCCAGAttcttctttcatttttatttttacaatgaTAATGAGGGGAATCTGACATAGTTGTGCTAAAAATTTCCTTCTCAAAGTAAACAGCAAAAACCTCTTTTGGCACATAACCAATGCTACACAACGATACTGTGTATTTGTAGGACAACATATTTGAAAGTTGGAGAAATTCTTATATCCTTGGTATTGTAAATCTTGAATGCCAATGGTAAACTcagaaatttacttttccttttgggTATGAGGCGTGAGTGTCTTTTCCTCTCTTTTTAGTTTTGACATATACCgaatttctttcttttaggaATAACAATGATCAAACTCTAGATACATGAACAGTTATATCTTTAATAAGTAGATGAGGAGATAAAACAAGGATTTAAATTTGAGAAGAAAACATAAGATCAGTATTAACCATATTTATTTTAGGAAATTCATAATATTTATAAGTGATTTAATTGACCCACAGGAATGATTTGAGAAAAATTAATTGGTGCAGAGCAAGAGATTTGCTCCAAGAGCACCCAAAGATTTCTCACCGTTCTCAATAAGATGATAGTTGGTCTGTTTTCTTCTATAGGAAGGAGTAATATATTTCTTACTGAAACTTAGTACTTAGTAGTAACTTTGGAATTCATTGAATATCATAACTTTTATATGCAAGTTGATGCCAGAAGGCGCTTATAGTACAATTGCTTCCTTGGATGCCATATTCCAAAAGTATATGACATAGATACTGTCACAGGCAGGAAGAACAAGTAAGCAAGACGATTTCATTATGCACTGGGATGCAGAGCTCCACACTTGCAGGGCTTCTAGCCACCCAGTTTCTGGGAAGTAGTCAGACGGTTCCGGCTGCATGTTCTGTAGTCGTAATGGCTATAATGGGTCTCTGCCTTGCCTCCTTCTGGGGAAGCGGCTTTCGAATTAGAGACCTGTTCTCACTATTTTCCCTGAGAACCAATTACACTGTCAAGGCTTAACTTTTGTTTATAACTTCGTGATAGCATCTGGTGGCGCCTGGAAGCCGGATAAAGTTAATTTTATGGCTA is a window from the Arachis hypogaea cultivar Tifrunner chromosome 17, arahy.Tifrunner.gnm2.J5K5, whole genome shotgun sequence genome containing:
- the LOC112763538 gene encoding uncharacterized protein translates to MVKEEWRNLGAAQFTDKLKALTVPLGRWHKDNFGDMDKKIQRLEEEIRKVDELAGNGVYNDTVEARRKALVSCCKQWYVRKEIHWKQMSRSRHAKDMDKNTRYFHNLASARRRNNRLDALVIHGKLVRNQARIKTAIRDFYKDLYHQERSPVVGFRDSLVNRINAEDSIALERLPTMEEIKEAVWDCESSKAPGSDGYNMNFIKKCWNEIGVEFMTAVLDFFRSSQLPSESNITWVALAPKFT
- the LOC112764508 gene encoding probable sodium/metabolite cotransporter BASS3, chloroplastic isoform X2, which translates into the protein MLSLSMAGTSCSFQVPSIPLLRHGTRTNSTLTINSLALARTCGSFSASASVSKGGSVLSFACSTSHFKWRIGFLRRNANASFLPSGVDGSAVAEVGEKNWSQLLSALLPFVVAATAVAALVQPSTFTWVSKGLYAPALGGIMLSIGIKLSLDDFALAFKRPLPLSLGFIAQYVLKPALGVLIAKVFGVSRMFYAGFILMSCVSGAQLSSYASYLSKGDVALSILLTSSTTIASVIFTPLLTELLIGSVVPVDAISMSKSILQVVLGPVTLGLLLNAYAKPVVSVLQPVMPFVAMICTSMCIGSPLALNRSQILSVEGLRLVFPIIIFHSVAFTLGYWFSNNPSWRRSWKKPSKNKKEGAKQRSCVITKSS
- the LOC112764508 gene encoding probable sodium/metabolite cotransporter BASS3, chloroplastic isoform X1 codes for the protein MLSLSMAGTSCSFQVPSIPLLRHGTRTNSTLTINSLALARTCGSFSASASVSKGGSVLSFACSTSHFKWRIGFLRRNANASFLPSGVDGSAVAEVGEKNWSQLLSALLPFVVAATAVAALVQPSTFTWVSKGLYAPALGGIMLSIGIKLSLDDFALAFKRPLPLSLGFIAQYVLKPALGVLIAKVFGVSRMFYAGFILMSCVSGAQLSSYASYLSKGDVALSILLTSSTTIASVIFTPLLTELLIGSVVPVDAISMSKSILQVVLGPVTLGLLLNAYAKPVVSVLQPVMPFVAMICTSMCIGSPLALNRSQILSVEGLRLVFPIIIFHSVAFTLGYWFSNNPSWRQEEQVSKTISLCTGMQSSTLAGLLATQFLGSSQTVPAACSVVVMAIMGLCLASFWGSGFRIRDLFSLFSLRTNYTVKA